The genomic interval CGGGCGATATCGCGGATGTAGGAGTCGCTGCCCAGGTCGAACTCCACATGCTGGCCGGTGGAATCCACCGCCGGGTGGTCAAAAATGATGTCAAAGCTGAGCTTGTAGCCGTGGTACGGCTCCAGGCGCGCCCACTTTTCTGCCGTGCCCGTGCCTTCGCGCACTTCCACCGGCTGCGTCACACGGATGAAGCGGCGCGGGGCTTTTTGCAGCTCGATCCCTGCGGTTTGCAGCAGGTAGACAAAGGCCGCCGCCGAGCCGTCCAGGATGGGGACTTCTTCGGCGGTGATCTCCACAATCAGGTTGTCAATGCCCAGCCCTGCGCAGGCCGACATCAGATGCTCCACCGTAGACACCTTGGCCGAGCCGTTGGACACGGTGGTCGCCATGCGCGTATCGGTGACCGACTCGGCCGTCATGGCAATGTCCACCGGCACCGGCAGATCGGTGCGGCGAAAGACGATGCCGGTATCTGGCTGTGCCGGACGCAGCGTCAATTCGACCCGCTGGCCGCTGTGCACGCCCACACCCACGGCTTTGGTGAGGGACTTGAGGGTTCTTTGCTGGAGCATGGGGCGATTTTAAGTGGCAGGCCTATCGCCCACGATCAGCAATGTTGATGGCAGAGATCGAGAAAAGGCATCCCCCAGATCTCGACATGGAGATTGAGGGAATGGAAAGCGTAGCGAGCCGTCCGAGGTCGCGTTGAGGACCGGAGCCGTACACCCGTACGGCGAGGACCGGAGATGCGAGATCGGGCGGCGCAGTAGCTTTACAACCCTCAATCCGCTTGCTTGCGCAGGAAGGCGGGGATCTCGTAGTCGTCCATGCCACCCGACGACAGTGCGTCCACCCGGGCGCTGGCCTGGGTACGGTTGGGCGTGCGCCACACCGCTGGGCCGCGCAGCGACTCGTAGTCGGGCTGGCCATTGCCCACACCCATGCCGTTGCCTTGCACTGGCAGGGTGAAGCCCACGTTGTCGGTGCCGGTGCGTTGCACCACCACTTGCAGCGGAGCCGCCACACGGCGTTTGCTCAGGCCGGTGGCCACCACGGTCACGCGGATCTTGTCGCCCAGGCCGTCGTCGTAAGCAGTGCCGTAGATCACGTGCGCGTCGGGCGATGCGTAGGCGCGGATGGTGTTCATGGCCAGCTTGGATTCGTTCAGCTTGAGCGAACCCTTGGCGGCGGTGATCAGCACCAGCACACCCTTGGCACCCGACAGGTCGATACCTTCCAGCAGCGGGCAGGCCACAGCCTGCTCGGCCGCGATGCGGGCGCGGTCGGGGCCTTCGGCCACGGCGGTACCCATCATGGCTTTGCCAGGCTCGCCCATCACGGTGCGCACGTCTTCAAAGTCGACGTTCACATGGCCGGGGACGTTGATGATTTCGGCGATACCGCCCACGGCGTTTTTCAGCACGTCGTTGGCGTGGGCGAAGGCTTCATCCTGCGTCACGTCGTCACCCAGCACTTCGAGCAGTTTCTCGTTGAGCACCACGATCAGCGAATCCACATTGGCTTCCAGCTCGGCCAGGCCGTTGTCGGCGTTGGACATGCGTTTCGGGCCTTCGAAGTCGAAAGGTTTGGTGATCACGCCCACAGTCAGAATGCCCATTTCCTTGGCCACGCGGGCAATCACCGGTGCCGCGCCGGTGCCGGTACCGCCGCCCATGCCAGCGGTAATGAACAGCATGTGCGCGCCGGCGATGGCGGCGCGGATGTCGTCCACGGCCAGTTCAGCGGCTTCACGGCCCTTGTCGGGCTTGCTGCCTGCACCCAGACCGCTCAGGCCCAGCTGGATGGTCTTGTGCGCCACGCTGCGGCCCAGGGCCTGCGCGTCGGTGTTGGCGCTGATGAACTCCACGCCCTGGACGTTGCAGCCAATCATGTGCTCCACGGCATTGCCGCCGCCGCCGCCGACACCGATCACTTTGATCTGGGTGCCCAGGTTAAATTCTTCGACTTCAATCATTTCGATAGGCATTTGGTTCTCCTTCATGGTGTCAATGGGGTGCTGTTATTGCAAGATTCAAAAAACGAAACGGGGTGGACCGGGGACCAGGGGGGATGGCAGGTTCGCCATCGCCACAAAGCCATCGGGGCCGGGCTGCCACGGGGAAAGGAGTGGGGGGTCTGGGTGCTGTGCATGGTCAGAAGTTCCCCACAAACCAGTCTTTGACGCGGCCCACCGCGGTCTTCATGGAGCCGTTTTTCTGCGCCACCTTAAAGCCGCGGGCGCGGCCGATGCGGGCCTCTTCCAGCAGGCCCATCACGGTGGCGGCGCGGGGCTGCGAGACCATGTCGGACAGCGCTCCGCGGTACTTGGGTACGCCGCGGCGCACCGGTTTCAAAAAGATGTCTTCGCCCAGCTCGACCATACCGGGCATGACCACGCTGCCGCCGGTGAGCACGATGCCGCTGGACAGCACTTCTTCAAAGCCCGACTCGCGGATCACCTGGGCCACCAGCGAATAGATTTCTTCGACCCGCGGCTCGATCACCCCGGCCAAGGCCTGGCGGCTGAGCATGCGCGGGCCGCGGTCGCCCAGGCCGGGCACTTCCACCTGGGCTTCCGGGTCGGCCAGCAACTGCTTGGCGTAGCCGCTTTCGACCTTGATGTCTTCTGCGTCCTTGGTGGGCGTGCGCAGGGCCATGGCGATGTCGCTGGTGATCAGGTCGCCCGCAATCGGAATCACGGCGGTGTGGCGGATCGCGCCGTTGGTGAAGATGGCCACGTCGGTGGTGCCCGCGCCAATGTCCACCAGGGCCACACCCAGCTCGCGCTCGTCTTCGGTCAGCACCGACAGGCTGCTGGCCAGCGGGTTCAGCATCAGCTGGTCCACGTCCAGGCCGCAGCGGCGTATGCATTTGATGATGTTCTCGGCCGCGCTCTGGGCACCAGTGACGATGTGCACCTTGGCCTCCAGGCGGATGCCGCTCATGCCGATGGGCTCTTTCACGTCCTGCCCGTCGATGATGAATTCCTGCGGCTCCACCAGCAGCAGGCGCTGGTCGGTGGAGATGTGGATGGCCTTGGCGGTTTCCACCACGCGGGCCACGTCGGCGGCGGTGACTTCGCGGTCTTTCACCGCCACCATGCCGCTGGAGTTGATGCCGCGGATGTGGCTGCCGGTGATGCCGGTATAGACGTGCGAGATCTTGCAGTCGGCCATCAGCTCGGCTTCTTTCAGCGCCAGCTGGATGCTCTGCACGGTGGCATCGATGTTCACCACCACGCCGCGCTTGAGACCGTTGCTGGGGGCCACGCCGAACCCTGCCAGCTTGAGCTCACCGCCCGCCAGCACCTCGGCCACCACCACCATCACCTTGGCGGTGCCGATGTCCACCCCGACGACTAAATCTTTGTACTCTTTTGCCATAGTGCGTCCTGTAATCAATGTCCTGTAGTTTTGGTCTTGGGCACCGGCAGCGGTGCGGCCAAGGTGGTCACGCCGCGCAAGCGCAGGGCGTAACCTTCGGTGTAGCGCAGATCGGCCTGCTCCACGGCATCCACCGTGCGGCCATATTCCTTGGCCACCTGGGCCACGGTGCCGATGAAGCGCTGCACGCGCTGGGTAATTTCTTCGGCCGTGCCGCGGCCCAGTTCGACCTCGCCACCGGCATCGGTCAACATGCGCCAGCCGCCGCGCTTGGTCAGCGTCAGCTGGTCCAGCGTCATGTCCAGCGGGGTCAGCAAGGGGGCCAGCGTGTGGTACATGCCCAGGATCTGGCCTGCCTGCTCCACCGGGCCGTTCAGGCGGGGCATATCGTCGTGGTCTACCTCGCCCACATTGGCTTCGAACACTTCGCCAAAGGTATTGAGCAGGCGCGACTCGCTTTCGTCGCCCCAGTAGGCCGCAGCCTGCTGCTCTTGCAGCACCACCCGCAAGCGGTTGGGAAACTCGCGCCGCACCACCGCCTTGCGCACCCAGGGCACGGCCTCGAAAGCGGCCTTGGTGGCGTTCAGGTCCACGGTGAAGAAGGTGCCCTTGATCTTGCCGCCCAGGTTGGCCCGCAGCGTGACATCGTTGTTGTGCGCCACATCGCCCACCACCGAAATGCCGCGGATGGCAAACAGCGGCTGGCGTGCCGTCCACTGCACCAGCGCCACCAGCCCGAGGACGAGCGCGCCCAGGAACAACACCGTGGCGGTGGCGTTCATGAGTTTCACGTCCATGGGGGGGGCGACTTTTTGCATGCTCAGGCCGTCGGTCTGGCGTTGTCTAGCGCTGCGGTTTGCAGCAAGCCTACGCACAGGGCTTCGTAGCTGATGCCTGCAGCGCGGGCCGACATGGGCACCAGCGAATGGCTGGTCATGCCAGGGGAGGTATTGATCTCCAGCAAATAGGGCTTGCGACTGGTCGCATCGATCATCACATCGATGCGACCCCAGCCTCGGCAACCGAGAACCCGATAGGCTTTGAGCACCAACTCCTGTATGGCCTCTTCCTCACCAGCGGGCAGGCCGCATGGCACCAGATACTTCGTATCGTCGGTGAAGTACTTGTTCTGGTAATCGTAATTGCCCTCCGGGGCAACGATGCGGATCACCGGCAAGGCTCGCGCATCGGCACCGGTACCTAACACGGGGCAGGTCACTTCGTCGCCGTCAATGAACTGTTCGCACAACACGTCAGAGTCCAGTTGCGCGGCAGCGGTCACCGCCTCCAGCATGCCGGAGTAGCCCTCAACCTTGGTCACACCGATGGATGAGCCTTCTCGC from Comamonadaceae bacterium OS-1 carries:
- the ftsA gene encoding cell division protein FtsA, yielding MAKEYKDLVVGVDIGTAKVMVVVAEVLAGGELKLAGFGVAPSNGLKRGVVVNIDATVQSIQLALKEAELMADCKISHVYTGITGSHIRGINSSGMVAVKDREVTAADVARVVETAKAIHISTDQRLLLVEPQEFIIDGQDVKEPIGMSGIRLEAKVHIVTGAQSAAENIIKCIRRCGLDVDQLMLNPLASSLSVLTEDERELGVALVDIGAGTTDVAIFTNGAIRHTAVIPIAGDLITSDIAMALRTPTKDAEDIKVESGYAKQLLADPEAQVEVPGLGDRGPRMLSRQALAGVIEPRVEEIYSLVAQVIRESGFEEVLSSGIVLTGGSVVMPGMVELGEDIFLKPVRRGVPKYRGALSDMVSQPRAATVMGLLEEARIGRARGFKVAQKNGSMKTAVGRVKDWFVGNF
- the ftsZ gene encoding cell division protein FtsZ, which produces MPIEMIEVEEFNLGTQIKVIGVGGGGGNAVEHMIGCNVQGVEFISANTDAQALGRSVAHKTIQLGLSGLGAGSKPDKGREAAELAVDDIRAAIAGAHMLFITAGMGGGTGTGAAPVIARVAKEMGILTVGVITKPFDFEGPKRMSNADNGLAELEANVDSLIVVLNEKLLEVLGDDVTQDEAFAHANDVLKNAVGGIAEIINVPGHVNVDFEDVRTVMGEPGKAMMGTAVAEGPDRARIAAEQAVACPLLEGIDLSGAKGVLVLITAAKGSLKLNESKLAMNTIRAYASPDAHVIYGTAYDDGLGDKIRVTVVATGLSKRRVAAPLQVVVQRTGTDNVGFTLPVQGNGMGVGNGQPDYESLRGPAVWRTPNRTQASARVDALSSGGMDDYEIPAFLRKQAD
- the ddlB gene encoding D-alanine--D-alanine ligase B; the encoded protein is MSLNSINLGKVAVLMGGASAEREVSKMSGTGVLAALRSQGVDAHAFDPSERDLGDLKREGFDRCFIALHGRFGEDGTVQGALELLGIPYTGSGVMASSIAMDKVMTKRVWIAEGLATPRYQLLGPGDRERRRIICVPDDLGLPVIVKPVREGSSIGVTKVEGYSGMLEAVTAAAQLDSDVLCEQFIDGDEVTCPVLGTGADARALPVIRIVAPEGNYDYQNKYFTDDTKYLVPCGLPAGEEEAIQELVLKAYRVLGCRGWGRIDVMIDATSRKPYLLEINTSPGMTSHSLVPMSARAAGISYEALCVGLLQTAALDNARPTA
- the ftsQ gene encoding cell division protein FtsQ, which produces MQKVAPPMDVKLMNATATVLFLGALVLGLVALVQWTARQPLFAIRGISVVGDVAHNNDVTLRANLGGKIKGTFFTVDLNATKAAFEAVPWVRKAVVRREFPNRLRVVLQEQQAAAYWGDESESRLLNTFGEVFEANVGEVDHDDMPRLNGPVEQAGQILGMYHTLAPLLTPLDMTLDQLTLTKRGGWRMLTDAGGEVELGRGTAEEITQRVQRFIGTVAQVAKEYGRTVDAVEQADLRYTEGYALRLRGVTTLAAPLPVPKTKTTGH
- the lpxC gene encoding UDP-3-O-acyl-N-acetylglucosamine deacetylase, whose protein sequence is MLQQRTLKSLTKAVGVGVHSGQRVELTLRPAQPDTGIVFRRTDLPVPVDIAMTAESVTDTRMATTVSNGSAKVSTVEHLMSACAGLGIDNLIVEITAEEVPILDGSAAAFVYLLQTAGIELQKAPRRFIRVTQPVEVREGTGTAEKWARLEPYHGYKLSFDIIFDHPAVDSTGQHVEFDLGSDSYIRDIARARTFGFTRDAEMLRANGLGLGGGMDNAILMDDYKVLNAGGLRYDDEFVKHKVLDAMGDMYMLGKPLLASYSAMKSGHALNNKLIRALMLNTEAWEIVTFDDASKAPAGFAQLARAW